CCTACTGCTGCTCCCTGCCCTTGCGGGTGCCTTTCGCCACGGCCACGCACGAAACCACACCTTCCACTATGTGATTGTCGGGGGAGGCACTGCAGGGATTCCCATCGGAACACGGCTGGCCCAGGCAGGATACGAGGTGGCCATCGTCGAGGCTGGTGGCTGGTATGAGGACTCGGAGCCCATAATCTCATCCACTCCAGCCTTTGGTTTCGCGAACAATGCGGCCAATGACTGGGGCTTCATGGTCGAGCCCCAGCCGGGGATGGGGGGAAGAGTCTTCGGCTATCCCCGCGGGAAATGCGTGGGAGGCTCCAGTGCACGCAAGTGAGGAACCGCCGTCATGAAATTTGTATGCGAGAAAGCTTCCCATGCTGACGGATGATAGTGCAATGATCTACCAGAGGTACGGCTGACCTTCCCATACGCTCGGTCCCATAGTAGCCAGTTGCTAAGGAAATACACCAGAGCCCCTGTCGGCGCATTTCAGAGATGGGCCGACCAGGTCGGGGACCAAAGCTACGCATGGTCTGAATTCGAGCGGTTTTTCCAAAAGGGCACGAACTTCACAGCCCCCGATCCCGATCGCCGAGCCCACAATGCGACCCCAGGGTACCATCCAGGCGCATTCTCGTCCGGCGGTGGTCCGCTGACGGTGACGTACGCCAACTGGGCCTCGCCGATCTCCAGGTACATCCTCCATCGCTCTCCGAATGTCGACTGCCAATGATGGCATCGCTGACGCCTTGCAGTTGGATCCAGCGGGCTATGAGGGCCGTTGGAATTCACGatgctggtgacttcaacaGTGGCCGTATCATGGGTTCGCAGTATTTCGCGTTGACAACCACCCCGGAGACGCAGGAGCgcgcctccgccgccaaTACATATCTGAAGGAATTTGCAGATCTCCCCAACCTCACCGTCTATACAGAGACCGTAGCGAAGCGAATTCTCTTCGATGACACCAAGACCGCCACAGGAgtggtggtggagatggCCGGCCTGGAACACACGCTCGCCGTCGACAAGGAGGTGATCCTATCGGCTGGGGCCTTACAGTCGCCTCAACTGCTGATGGTCTCCGGAGTGGGCCCGGCGCGTACCCTGGATTCCCTCGACATTCCGATTGTGCATGATAGTCCGTACGTGGGGCAGAATTTGATCGATCACGTCTGGTTTGGAGCGGCCTATCGCGTCAACGTCCCGACGTGGACCCAATGGGCCAACGATGCGTTCGACATGCTCCGGCTCTACGTCGATAATTACCGCCAGCATCGGCAGGGCCCCTTGACGGCGAACGCGGGCGACTTTGGTGCTTTCGAAAAAGTCCCCAGTCATCTGCGTGCCGCATTCACCGCGAAGACTCTCCAAGACCTGGCAGAGTTCCCGGACGATTGGCCGGAAGTGGAGGTAAGCACCGCATCACCTTGTGTATCAAGGTCACACGTGCATAACCATTTCCCAGTACATCGTCTCCCCCATGTACCTGGGCGATTTCAACGACCCGCTGGGCCGCCAGCCGAAAGACGGCTACCAGTACGCGTCCATCACCGCGGCCCTCGTCGCCCCCGTCTCGCGGGGCAACGTCACCATCCAGTCCGCCGACAGCCGCGATCCGCCGGTCATCAACACCAACACGCTGGGCTCTGCCACCGACCAGCAAGTCGCCATCGCCGCCTTTAAGCGTCTGCGAGAGATTTTCGAGGCTCCAG
The DNA window shown above is from Aspergillus fumigatus Af293 chromosome 1, whole genome shotgun sequence and carries:
- a CDS encoding GMC family oxidoreductase, whose product is MFWPRLALLLLPALAGAFRHGHARNHTFHYVIVGGGTAGIPIGTRLAQAGYEVAIVEAGGWYEDSEPIISSTPAFGFANNAANDWGFMVEPQPGMGGRVFGYPRGKCVGGSSARNAMIYQRAPVGAFQRWADQVGDQSYAWSEFERFFQKGTNFTAPDPDRRAHNATPGYHPGAFSSGGGPLTVTYANWASPISSWIQRAMRAVGIHDAGDFNSGRIMGSQYFALTTTPETQERASAANTYLKEFADLPNLTVYTETVAKRILFDDTKTATGVVVEMAGLEHTLAVDKEVILSAGALQSPQLLMVSGVGPARTLDSLDIPIVHDSPYVGQNLIDHVWFGAAYRVNVPTWTQWANDAFDMLRLYVDNYRQHRQGPLTANAGDFGAFEKVPSHLRAAFTAKTLQDLAEFPDDWPEVEYIVSPMYLGDFNDPLGRQPKDGYQYASITAALVAPVSRGNVTIQSADSRDPPVINTNTLGSATDQQVAIAAFKRLREIFEAPELAPVRLGDEYYPGKHSVRTDAEILQFIQQNGLAFYHAGSSCAMGDPDAVNSTAVVDSKARVIGIKGVRVVDAAALPFLPPSHIQSAIYALAEKIAEEIVNEAAKEPARVEL